One genomic region from Micrococcales bacterium encodes:
- a CDS encoding RNA polymerase sigma factor: MAKVGADKPVEAETTTATKAPAKNATTGKTAAPAKTAPAKKATTAKTAAAAKTAPAKKAPAKETTAAKTTAAAKSAPAKKAAAKETTAAKTTAAAKTATTKKAPVTKARADKPVEAETAAAAKAPAKKTTAATKTAPAKKAPAKKATTAKTKAAKPAEAKAAEKAPASKATSGKGGTDADGAAKGAVEKPAAKDSGAKATATKAPAKKTGGRSRKAKADKVVVTEVLVEEIEVKVDGQVAVDVEVVAVAEAELQAGSADAAAAAAAAATVAAAKGQAGAEPVPGGEPETEDEVGFVYSDSDDDDAPAQQVQVAGATADPVKDYLKQIGKVALLNAEQEVELAKRIEAGLFAEEKLASPPEAEPKLRRELEWLANDGERAKNHLLEANLRLVVSLAKRYTGRGMLFLDLIQEGNLGLIRAVEKFDYTKGYKFSTYATWWIRQAITRAMADQARTIRIPVHMVEVINKLARVQRQMLQDLGREPTPEELGKELDMTPEKVVEVQKYGREPISLHTPLGEDGDSEFGDLIEDSEAVVPADAVSFTLLQEQLHAVLDTLSEREAGVVSMRFGLTDGQPKTLDEIGKVYGVTRERIRQIESKTMSKLRHPSRSQVLRDYLD, from the coding sequence GTGGCGAAGGTCGGGGCTGACAAACCGGTTGAGGCTGAGACCACGACCGCGACAAAGGCGCCAGCCAAGAATGCCACCACCGGCAAGACCGCGGCGCCGGCCAAGACGGCACCAGCTAAGAAGGCCACCACCGCCAAGACCGCGGCGGCGGCCAAGACGGCACCAGCTAAGAAGGCGCCGGCCAAGGAGACCACCGCCGCCAAGACGACGGCGGCGGCCAAGTCGGCACCAGCGAAGAAGGCGGCGGCCAAGGAGACCACCGCCGCCAAGACGACGGCGGCGGCCAAAACGGCCACTACGAAGAAGGCGCCAGTGACCAAGGCCAGGGCTGACAAGCCGGTTGAGGCCGAGACCGCTGCCGCCGCTAAGGCCCCGGCCAAAAAGACCACCGCAGCGACCAAGACGGCACCAGCTAAGAAGGCGCCGGCCAAGAAGGCCACCACCGCCAAGACCAAGGCCGCAAAGCCAGCCGAAGCCAAAGCTGCGGAAAAAGCCCCGGCCAGCAAAGCGACATCGGGCAAGGGCGGAACGGATGCGGATGGCGCCGCCAAGGGCGCCGTTGAGAAACCGGCCGCCAAGGACTCGGGCGCAAAGGCCACGGCCACTAAGGCTCCGGCCAAGAAGACCGGCGGTAGGAGTAGAAAAGCCAAAGCGGACAAAGTCGTCGTGACCGAGGTCTTGGTCGAAGAGATTGAGGTCAAGGTCGACGGCCAGGTCGCGGTGGACGTTGAGGTCGTCGCGGTGGCTGAAGCTGAATTGCAGGCTGGCAGTGCCGACGCAGCCGCAGCTGCTGCGGCAGCCGCCACCGTCGCGGCGGCCAAAGGCCAAGCCGGGGCTGAGCCTGTGCCCGGCGGCGAACCAGAAACTGAGGACGAGGTCGGCTTTGTCTATTCGGACAGCGACGATGACGACGCGCCAGCCCAGCAGGTCCAGGTGGCCGGCGCTACGGCTGACCCAGTCAAGGACTACCTCAAACAGATCGGCAAGGTCGCCCTGCTTAACGCCGAACAGGAAGTCGAGCTGGCCAAACGGATCGAGGCCGGGCTGTTTGCTGAGGAAAAGCTGGCCAGCCCGCCTGAAGCCGAGCCCAAACTTAGGCGCGAACTGGAGTGGTTGGCCAACGATGGCGAACGGGCCAAGAACCACCTGCTTGAAGCCAACTTAAGGTTGGTGGTGTCGCTGGCCAAGCGTTACACCGGCCGTGGCATGTTGTTTTTGGACCTGATCCAAGAAGGCAACTTGGGTTTGATCAGGGCCGTGGAGAAGTTCGACTACACCAAGGGCTATAAGTTCTCCACCTACGCCACCTGGTGGATTCGCCAGGCCATTACTCGGGCCATGGCGGACCAAGCCCGGACCATCCGGATCCCTGTCCACATGGTCGAGGTCATTAACAAACTGGCCCGGGTCCAGCGGCAGATGCTCCAAGACTTGGGACGCGAACCGACTCCGGAAGAACTGGGCAAGGAACTCGATATGACACCGGAAAAGGTGGTCGAGGTCCAAAAGTACGGCCGCGAACCGATTTCGCTGCACACCCCGTTGGGCGAGGACGGCGACAGCGAGTTTGGAGACCTGATCGAGGATTCCGAGGCAGTGGTGCCGGCCGACGCGGTCAGCTTTACGCTGCTACAGGAGCAACTCCACGCCGTGCTGGACACTCTGAGCGAACGCGAGGCCGGCGTGGTCTCAATGCGCTTTGGCCTGACTGACGGACAGCCCAAAACACTCGACGAGATTGGCAAGGTCTACGGCGTCACGCGCGAGCGGATCAGGCAAATCGAATCGAAGACCATGTCGAAGCTGCGCCACCCCAGCCGGTCGCAGGTTTTGAGAGACTACCTGGACTAG
- a CDS encoding SUF system NifU family Fe-S cluster assembly protein, translated as MVAMDQLYQQLIMDEARYPRGRGLAESFDGESFQVNPTCGDRVRLRVSVNGDQLAAVTWDGQGCAISMASTSIMTELTKSEALPEVDTLSEAMNELMHSRGQGVSSDCEDLLGDAMAFEGVSLYPMRIKCALLGWMALKDALAKARAGDNSPAQVPEGIES; from the coding sequence ATGGTGGCGATGGACCAGCTCTACCAGCAGCTGATTATGGACGAGGCCCGCTACCCACGCGGGCGCGGCTTGGCTGAGTCATTTGATGGCGAGTCATTTCAGGTCAACCCGACTTGTGGCGACCGGGTCCGCTTGCGAGTGTCAGTCAACGGCGACCAGCTGGCCGCCGTCACCTGGGACGGCCAGGGTTGCGCTATCTCGATGGCTTCGACCTCGATTATGACCGAGCTGACCAAGAGTGAGGCTCTACCTGAGGTTGACACTTTGTCTGAGGCCATGAACGAGTTGATGCATTCGCGTGGCCAGGGCGTTAGTTCTGACTGCGAAGACTTGCTGGGTGACGCCATGGCATTTGAGGGTGTCTCGCTTTACCCAATGCGCATCAAATGCGCCTTACTGGGCTGGATGGCCCTGAAAGACGCCCTGGCTAAGGCCAGAGCGGGGGATAATAGCCCTGCCCAAGTTCCAGAAGGGATCGAATCTTGA
- the tyrS gene encoding tyrosine--tRNA ligase — protein MAQCTDEAALAAHLAKGPATYYCGFDPTAPSLHIGNLVQILTLRRLQQAGHKPLGLVGGATGLIGDPKLTGERVMNAPDVVAGWVDRIRVQIEPLLDFEGPFAARMVNNLDWTSGLGAIDLLREVGKHFRLSNMLAKQTVARRLESDQGLSYTEFSYQVLQGMDFMELYKRYDCTLQTGGNDQWGNLVAGVELIRKALGAEAHAFTTPLVTKADGTKFGKTESGTIWLDAAMTTPYAFHQFWLNADDRDVDNYLRVFSFRSMEELAQLAQATQERAHERAAQRALADDVTCLVHGPAATKQVTQAAAALFGGGDLRALDLPTLQAAVAELPRATTSEPAPLVSDLLATSGIEASKGAARRTIRSGGAYLNNAKVQSEDQPLEPDDWLHGRFALVRRGRKTLGVAELLS, from the coding sequence ATGGCCCAATGCACCGATGAAGCGGCCCTGGCGGCTCATCTGGCCAAGGGCCCAGCGACCTATTACTGCGGTTTTGACCCAACGGCGCCGTCGCTGCATATTGGCAACCTGGTACAGATCCTGACCTTGCGCCGGCTGCAGCAAGCCGGCCACAAGCCGCTGGGACTAGTTGGCGGCGCCACAGGCTTGATTGGCGACCCAAAGCTGACCGGTGAGCGGGTCATGAACGCCCCGGATGTGGTGGCCGGCTGGGTCGACCGGATTCGCGTCCAGATCGAGCCGTTGCTGGACTTTGAAGGGCCATTCGCCGCCCGCATGGTCAACAACCTCGACTGGACGTCGGGGCTCGGCGCCATCGACCTGCTGCGAGAGGTCGGCAAGCATTTCCGGCTGTCAAACATGCTGGCCAAGCAGACGGTTGCCCGCCGCCTCGAATCCGACCAGGGCCTGAGCTACACCGAGTTTTCCTACCAGGTGCTGCAAGGCATGGACTTCATGGAGCTGTACAAACGCTACGACTGCACCCTGCAGACCGGGGGTAACGATCAGTGGGGCAACCTGGTGGCCGGGGTTGAGCTGATCCGCAAAGCCCTGGGAGCTGAGGCCCACGCCTTCACCACACCGCTGGTGACCAAGGCTGACGGCACTAAGTTTGGCAAAACCGAATCCGGCACCATCTGGCTGGACGCCGCCATGACCACTCCTTATGCCTTCCACCAGTTCTGGCTCAACGCCGATGACCGCGACGTCGACAACTACCTCAGAGTCTTCTCCTTCCGGTCGATGGAGGAATTGGCTCAGTTGGCCCAAGCAACACAAGAGCGTGCCCATGAGCGGGCGGCTCAAAGGGCGTTGGCCGATGACGTAACCTGCCTTGTCCACGGCCCTGCGGCGACGAAGCAGGTCACCCAGGCGGCGGCGGCGCTTTTCGGTGGTGGTGACCTCCGTGCGCTGGACTTGCCCACCCTTCAGGCGGCCGTGGCCGAGTTGCCGCGGGCCACAACCAGTGAGCCAGCGCCGCTGGTCAGTGACCTGCTGGCGACTAGCGGCATCGAAGCATCAAAAGGGGCGGCGCGGCGCACCATCAGATCTGGGGGCGCCTACCTCAACAACGCCAAGGTCCAATCCGAGGATCAACCCCTTGAGCCTGACGATTGGCTACACGGGCGGTTCGCCCTGGTCAGGCGGGGACGCAAAACACTTGGTGTGGCCGAGCTGTTGTCCTGA
- a CDS encoding type IIA DNA topoisomerase subunit B translates to MSLAPPGQYTARHLQVLEGLEAVRKRPGMYIGSTDSRGLMHCAWEIIDNAVDEALAGYCDQIVITLHPDGSLEVEDNGRGIPVDIEPKTGLTGVEVVFTKLHAGGKFGGAGNGYGAAGGLHGVGASVVNALSARMDVSVTRGGKVRTMCFHRGEPGEFDDAGGRGPASAFRPFTDASLLAVTGKAPAKRTGTRVRYWADDQVFPDPQGYLIEALKDRARQTSFLVPGLKLLVKDSRASAGGGVEEFVHLGGVVDYVEYLAPDHAIQDTWHIRGSGEFVESVQQLDEDGQLHPAEVERTCEVEVALRWGTGYDTTVRPFVNIIATTKGGTHLQGFEQGLVKAVRGAVEASARRLKISAKDGAERIEKDDVLAGLTAVVTVRLAEPQFEGQTKEVLGTAPVRAIVSKVVYKALSKRLAATKKDAKAQAHVVLDKVVAEMRARIAARTHKEISRRKTALETSSMPSKLVDCRSSEVEGSELFIVEGDSALGTARPARDSNFQALLPIRGKILNTQKASITDMLKNAECAAIIQVVGAGSGRTFELDQVRYGKVILMTDADVDGAHIRTLLLTLFFRYMRPIVEAGRVYAAVPPLHRVQISGSRSKKPEHVYTYSEAELKSLLSRLERSGRGYTQPVQRFKGLGEMDADQLAETTMDPERRLLRRVTMRDAAAAERIFELLMGNEVAPRREFIVEGAGALDRQRIDA, encoded by the coding sequence GTGTCGTTAGCGCCGCCTGGTCAATACACCGCCCGCCACTTGCAGGTCCTTGAGGGACTCGAAGCGGTGCGCAAGCGGCCGGGCATGTACATTGGCTCGACCGATTCGCGCGGCCTGATGCACTGCGCCTGGGAGATTATCGACAACGCCGTCGATGAGGCTTTGGCCGGCTATTGCGACCAGATTGTCATTACGTTGCACCCCGACGGTTCACTTGAGGTCGAAGACAACGGCCGTGGCATCCCGGTTGACATTGAGCCAAAAACCGGCTTGACCGGGGTTGAGGTGGTTTTCACCAAGCTGCATGCCGGCGGCAAATTTGGCGGCGCCGGCAACGGCTACGGCGCGGCTGGCGGTTTGCATGGGGTTGGGGCCTCGGTTGTCAACGCGCTCTCGGCTCGGATGGACGTCTCGGTCACCCGCGGCGGCAAGGTCCGCACTATGTGCTTCCACCGGGGCGAGCCAGGCGAGTTCGACGATGCCGGCGGGCGGGGTCCGGCATCGGCCTTCAGGCCTTTCACCGACGCCAGCCTGCTGGCCGTGACCGGCAAAGCCCCGGCGAAGAGGACCGGCACGCGCGTGCGTTACTGGGCGGATGACCAAGTCTTCCCCGACCCGCAGGGCTACTTGATCGAGGCGCTGAAGGACCGAGCCCGGCAGACCTCTTTCCTGGTGCCCGGCTTGAAGCTGTTGGTCAAGGATTCCCGGGCCAGCGCCGGCGGCGGAGTTGAAGAGTTCGTCCACCTTGGGGGAGTGGTTGACTATGTCGAGTATCTCGCCCCTGACCATGCCATCCAGGACACCTGGCATATCCGCGGCAGTGGTGAATTCGTCGAATCTGTCCAGCAGCTGGACGAGGACGGTCAGCTGCACCCGGCGGAAGTCGAGCGAACCTGCGAGGTTGAGGTGGCCCTGCGCTGGGGCACGGGTTATGACACGACGGTGCGGCCGTTCGTCAACATCATCGCCACGACCAAAGGTGGCACCCACCTGCAAGGTTTCGAACAGGGTCTGGTCAAAGCGGTGCGGGGCGCGGTCGAGGCTAGCGCCCGGCGGCTGAAGATCTCGGCCAAGGATGGGGCCGAGCGGATCGAAAAGGACGATGTGCTGGCCGGCTTGACGGCGGTGGTGACGGTCCGCCTGGCCGAGCCACAATTCGAGGGCCAAACCAAGGAGGTGCTGGGTACCGCGCCGGTGCGGGCGATTGTTTCCAAGGTGGTCTACAAGGCGTTGTCCAAGCGCTTGGCCGCCACTAAGAAGGACGCCAAGGCCCAAGCCCATGTGGTCTTGGACAAAGTGGTGGCCGAAATGCGAGCTCGGATCGCGGCTAGGACCCACAAGGAAATTTCCCGGCGGAAAACTGCTTTGGAAACGTCTTCAATGCCGTCCAAGCTGGTCGACTGCCGGTCTAGCGAGGTCGAAGGCTCGGAGCTGTTCATCGTTGAGGGCGATTCGGCCCTGGGCACGGCCCGGCCGGCGCGGGACTCGAACTTTCAGGCTTTGTTGCCGATTCGCGGCAAGATCCTTAATACGCAAAAGGCCTCGATCACCGACATGTTGAAGAACGCCGAATGTGCCGCCATCATCCAGGTGGTCGGGGCCGGTTCGGGGCGGACCTTTGAGTTGGACCAGGTCCGTTACGGCAAGGTCATTTTGATGACAGACGCTGACGTGGACGGAGCTCATATCCGGACTCTGCTGCTGACGTTGTTCTTCCGCTACATGCGGCCCATAGTTGAGGCCGGCCGGGTTTATGCGGCCGTGCCGCCGCTGCACCGGGTGCAGATTTCTGGATCTCGGTCGAAAAAACCGGAGCATGTCTACACCTATTCGGAGGCTGAACTGAAATCGCTGCTAAGCCGGTTGGAGCGGTCTGGGCGGGGCTACACCCAGCCGGTCCAACGGTTCAAGGGTCTGGGCGAAATGGACGCCGACCAGCTGGCCGAGACCACTATGGACCCCGAGCGGCGCTTACTGCGCCGGGTGACAATGCGGGACGCGGCGGCGGCCGAGCGGATCTTTGAGCTTCTGATGGGTAACGAGGTGGCGCCGCGGCGGGAGTTCATTGTTGAAGGTGCCGGAGCTTTGGACCGCCAACGCATTGATGCCTAA
- a CDS encoding ABC transporter permease, with amino-acid sequence MRLSRRRRLRPGDVVATATLGPRTRLVRSLLSAVGIAIGVAALVAMLGLPASKTAQFEKELDEAGANLVRVYPGQDMQTQATYPLPETAPAMLARIRPVTSVVTTWTVPDGRVYRSDLVPANQTGALSVGVAEGDLLGTFKVEMAQGEWFSRANLELPTAVLGSSAAQYLGVGVGARIWSDQRWWAVVGVLEPMMLAQELDATVFLARGPVTEAYPDLEIDAVYVAAAPAKAAAVKSVAAATANPADPRHVSVESLADLGWFQDIALDQFRNLALGLAAIALLVGGIGIANTMVVAVMERRGEIGLRRAMGARTGQIALQFVLEAALIGFTGGLIGIGLGAYLVFLITAFQASVFVVPTWVLLAGPGISMLIGALAGLYPSIKAARVSPTIALRAI; translated from the coding sequence ATGAGACTGTCGCGGCGCCGCCGCCTGCGGCCAGGCGACGTGGTGGCAACAGCCACCTTGGGGCCGCGCACGCGACTGGTGCGTTCGCTGCTTTCGGCCGTGGGAATCGCCATCGGCGTTGCCGCCCTGGTGGCCATGCTGGGTTTGCCAGCTTCGAAAACAGCCCAGTTCGAGAAAGAGCTAGACGAGGCCGGTGCCAACCTGGTCAGGGTTTATCCCGGCCAGGACATGCAGACCCAAGCGACCTACCCTTTGCCAGAGACTGCCCCGGCCATGTTGGCCCGGATCCGACCGGTCACCTCGGTCGTCACGACCTGGACGGTACCGGACGGCCGTGTCTACCGCAGCGACCTGGTGCCAGCCAACCAGACCGGAGCCCTCTCGGTGGGCGTGGCAGAGGGCGACTTGCTGGGCACGTTCAAGGTCGAAATGGCCCAGGGCGAGTGGTTTTCCAGGGCCAACCTCGAACTGCCGACAGCTGTGTTGGGATCCTCGGCCGCCCAGTATCTTGGCGTTGGTGTGGGCGCGCGGATTTGGTCCGACCAACGCTGGTGGGCCGTGGTTGGCGTGCTCGAACCGATGATGCTGGCGCAAGAACTTGACGCCACCGTTTTTTTGGCCCGCGGGCCTGTGACCGAGGCCTACCCCGATCTAGAGATCGACGCCGTTTACGTGGCCGCCGCCCCGGCCAAGGCGGCCGCCGTCAAATCTGTCGCCGCGGCCACCGCCAACCCGGCTGATCCTCGCCACGTTTCGGTCGAATCGTTGGCCGACCTTGGTTGGTTTCAGGACATCGCCCTGGACCAGTTCAGGAACCTGGCCCTAGGCCTGGCGGCGATCGCCCTGCTGGTGGGCGGAATTGGCATAGCCAACACCATGGTTGTGGCGGTGATGGAGCGCCGGGGCGAAATCGGCTTGCGCCGTGCCATGGGTGCACGCACCGGCCAGATCGCCCTCCAATTTGTGCTCGAGGCGGCCCTAATTGGATTCACCGGCGGCCTGATCGGTATTGGCCTTGGGGCCTATCTGGTTTTCTTGATCACGGCCTTCCAAGCCTCGGTCTTCGTTGTCCCGACCTGGGTGCTGTTGGCCGGGCCGGGCATCTCAATGCTGATTGGCGCACTGGCCGGCCTGTATCCCTCGATCAAAGCCGCCCGGGTCTCCCCCACTATCGCCCTGCGCGCCATCTGA
- a CDS encoding metal-sulfur cluster assembly factor — protein sequence MPTEDDVAEALRDVIDPELGINVVDLGLLYGVDIQPDGHVRVDMTLTSAACPLTDMIESQAAASLEGMAASVVINWVWTPPWGPDRISEDGREQLRALGFNV from the coding sequence CTGCCAACCGAAGACGATGTGGCCGAGGCCCTGCGCGACGTAATCGACCCCGAACTGGGTATTAACGTGGTAGACCTGGGACTGCTTTACGGAGTCGACATCCAGCCGGACGGCCATGTGCGGGTAGATATGACCTTGACCTCGGCCGCCTGTCCGCTGACCGACATGATCGAATCCCAGGCTGCGGCCTCGCTGGAGGGTATGGCTGCCAGCGTCGTTATCAACTGGGTTTGGACACCGCCCTGGGGGCCGGATCGGATCAGCGAGGATGGCCGCGAACAGCTACGTGCCCTGGGGTTTAACGTCTAA
- a CDS encoding ABC transporter ATP-binding protein has translation MRPAQGLPHLALRGASKTYPGNPPIHALDNADLDIAPGELVAVVGPSGSGKTTMLSLMGTLDQPTSGEVWVDGVNTGQLGEAARSRLRSDKIGFVFQQFYLLPSLTALDNVATGMLYQGISASRRRALAMEALGLVDLSNRATHRPGELSGGEQQRVAIARAMAGGPSILFADEPTGALDQASGRRVLEALRQANQTGATVVVITHDEHLAEDFDRRVVMLDGRIVADAGPSVAWDASPEETVVL, from the coding sequence TTGAGGCCAGCCCAGGGTCTGCCTCATTTGGCCTTGCGTGGCGCCTCGAAGACCTATCCCGGCAACCCGCCCATCCACGCCTTGGACAACGCTGACCTGGATATCGCGCCGGGTGAGCTGGTGGCGGTGGTGGGGCCGTCCGGTAGCGGCAAAACCACCATGTTGTCTCTGATGGGCACGCTCGACCAGCCGACCTCCGGTGAGGTTTGGGTCGACGGGGTTAACACCGGGCAGTTGGGTGAGGCCGCCCGTTCGCGGCTGCGCTCAGACAAGATCGGCTTTGTCTTCCAGCAGTTCTATCTGCTGCCTTCGCTGACTGCTTTGGACAACGTTGCCACCGGCATGCTCTACCAGGGCATTAGCGCGTCACGGCGGCGCGCTTTGGCGATGGAAGCTTTGGGCCTGGTCGACCTGTCCAACCGGGCTACGCACCGGCCCGGTGAGTTATCTGGCGGCGAGCAACAGCGGGTGGCGATAGCCCGGGCCATGGCCGGCGGGCCGTCGATATTGTTCGCGGACGAGCCGACTGGCGCGTTGGATCAGGCCTCTGGCAGGCGGGTGCTTGAAGCCTTACGCCAGGCCAACCAGACCGGCGCCACTGTGGTGGTGATCACCCATGATGAGCACCTGGCCGAGGACTTCGACCGGCGTGTGGTCATGTTGGACGGCCGGATCGTGGCCGATGCCGGCCCATCAGTTGCCTGGGATGCCTCACCTGAGGAGACAGTGGTGTTATGA
- a CDS encoding DUF222 domain-containing protein produces the protein MGSSSAVSLEVVRDADEVLDSLGAGPRDWQCFKALDELASAGGLTSTQQVRLVALYEQVATACHGKAADVSATLFDRHAGNEEDRRSLVDWLARATRSTHGDAARLTQVGQARQAAPALKEAMDHGSTSLQGATALIGETGGLTSQAAGEVISRVLSDTPAANPAQLRRVARFKVEQEHQDTAAARHTTAMKKRHVSVTAVADGMSWLRAYISSTDATLIEQSLSREAHSQPPTGRTLANAEADLLVDCLHRAAGRADQVAGRSDVDGGRGCDQSSLTSSDQGPTPSSHISPPSSTKPMPQPSPTGHVPRPSPVAPSVPVDSVGQAEPADLFIGAQGTGLPSPGNAGRPARVRTGPSGRDRVRRSTARSAKFLVMVSAEALGAVRPSDTRPPPVGKFTPGQRSAIETGRLLVKLGPTQLGQVRSPGPGIGVQPPGGPGDNLARPPIPETRAGPPWLGSGQVAAGSRNAGPGDWVGTGARSDAPERLVGEPVGLAVGSGSTVTGPDLDAILAFANRQAIVADQTTGRLVTLGSGPSPPKGRLLIPEVTWDWDEPSTWPSESASSSSYQPSGWLGLLLIIRDQTCRWPGCTVPATKCQFDHLEPFKRYREPETQTRASNLACVCWMHHKMRHDQGWAVRRDPAAGSTIWRGPHGQSMTNPPVLLRESDAPQVGLVGDQPSPYYP, from the coding sequence ATGGGATCAAGCAGCGCCGTTAGCCTTGAGGTTGTCCGTGACGCTGATGAGGTCCTGGACTCCTTGGGGGCCGGCCCCAGGGACTGGCAGTGTTTCAAAGCACTTGATGAACTGGCTTCGGCCGGGGGCTTGACTTCGACGCAGCAGGTGCGTTTGGTGGCGCTGTATGAGCAGGTCGCCACAGCCTGCCACGGCAAAGCCGCTGACGTTTCGGCCACACTGTTCGACCGGCATGCCGGCAACGAAGAAGACCGGCGTTCATTGGTGGACTGGCTGGCCAGGGCCACCAGATCAACTCACGGCGACGCCGCTCGCCTGACACAAGTCGGCCAGGCCCGGCAGGCAGCTCCGGCCCTGAAAGAAGCAATGGATCACGGTAGTACCAGCCTTCAGGGCGCTACGGCCCTGATAGGGGAGACCGGGGGACTGACCAGCCAGGCCGCCGGCGAAGTCATTAGCCGGGTGTTGAGCGATACCCCAGCGGCCAACCCGGCGCAGTTGCGTCGCGTTGCCAGGTTCAAAGTTGAGCAAGAACACCAAGACACTGCGGCCGCGCGGCACACAACGGCCATGAAAAAGCGGCATGTCAGCGTCACGGCCGTGGCAGATGGCATGTCTTGGCTAAGGGCCTACATTTCCTCGACTGACGCCACGTTGATTGAACAGTCGCTCAGCCGTGAGGCCCACAGCCAGCCCCCTACTGGCCGCACTCTAGCCAACGCTGAAGCTGATTTGCTGGTTGATTGTCTTCACAGGGCCGCCGGAAGGGCTGACCAGGTAGCAGGGCGATCAGACGTAGACGGCGGGCGAGGCTGCGACCAGTCCTCCTTGACCAGCAGTGACCAGGGGCCCACTCCGTCCAGTCACATTTCGCCACCCTCGAGCACCAAGCCGATGCCGCAGCCCTCCCCAACCGGCCATGTGCCGCGGCCCTCCCCAGTCGCGCCCTCAGTTCCTGTCGACTCTGTTGGTCAGGCCGAGCCGGCTGACCTGTTCATCGGGGCTCAGGGCACCGGACTGCCTTCGCCAGGTAACGCAGGCCGGCCTGCCCGCGTCAGGACGGGCCCATCCGGACGTGATCGCGTGCGGCGGTCAACCGCGCGCAGCGCCAAGTTTCTGGTCATGGTCAGTGCGGAGGCTCTGGGCGCAGTCCGCCCGTCGGATACGCGCCCGCCTCCAGTGGGCAAGTTCACGCCAGGCCAACGATCGGCCATCGAAACCGGCCGGCTGCTGGTCAAGTTGGGCCCAACGCAACTGGGCCAAGTTCGGTCACCCGGACCGGGGATCGGGGTTCAGCCCCCAGGCGGCCCAGGGGACAACCTTGCCCGGCCACCGATACCTGAAACCAGGGCCGGGCCGCCATGGCTGGGGTCCGGGCAGGTGGCGGCGGGATCGCGCAATGCGGGACCTGGCGATTGGGTTGGGACCGGTGCCCGGTCGGATGCTCCTGAAAGGTTAGTTGGGGAACCGGTGGGCTTGGCGGTTGGCTCCGGCTCAACTGTGACCGGGCCGGACCTGGATGCCATACTGGCGTTTGCCAATCGCCAGGCGATCGTGGCGGACCAGACCACCGGCCGGCTTGTCACCCTGGGATCTGGGCCCAGCCCCCCAAAAGGCAGGCTACTGATCCCCGAAGTCACCTGGGATTGGGACGAGCCGTCGACCTGGCCTTCTGAAAGCGCCTCCTCGAGCAGTTACCAGCCGTCCGGCTGGCTCGGGCTGCTTCTGATAATCCGTGATCAAACCTGTCGTTGGCCGGGTTGCACCGTGCCGGCCACCAAGTGCCAGTTCGATCACCTTGAGCCTTTCAAAAGATACCGTGAGCCCGAAACCCAGACCCGTGCCAGCAACCTGGCTTGTGTCTGCTGGATGCACCACAAAATGCGTCACGACCAGGGCTGGGCCGTGCGGCGAGACCCAGCTGCCGGCAGCACCATTTGGAGAGGGCCTCACGGCCAAAGCATGACCAACCCGCCGGTCCTTTTGCGCGAATCTGACGCACCGCAGGTGGGTCTGGTGGGCGACCAGCCAAGTCCCTACTACCCCTAG